One window from the genome of Pedococcus badiiscoriae encodes:
- the sigM gene encoding RNA polymerase sigma factor SigM has translation MSTLPLQERDDRELLRAHLDGDPDAFGELFRRHRDRMWAVALRTTRNRELAADCVQDAFISAFRRAESYRGDAAVTTWLHRIVVNACLDRLRRDRPTSQLPEHELSDKRDAQASVDTRLDVREALDRLPEGQRMALILVDMHGLSVAEAAAVLEVAEGTVKSRCSRGRDAMAELLREPSGQP, from the coding sequence CCGCTGCAGGAACGCGACGACCGCGAGCTGCTCCGCGCCCACCTCGACGGCGACCCGGACGCCTTCGGTGAGCTGTTCCGCCGGCACCGCGACCGGATGTGGGCGGTCGCCCTGCGCACCACGCGCAACCGTGAGCTGGCCGCGGACTGCGTGCAGGACGCCTTCATCTCGGCCTTCCGGCGGGCCGAGTCCTATCGCGGCGACGCAGCCGTCACGACCTGGCTGCACCGCATTGTCGTGAACGCCTGCCTCGACCGGCTGCGACGCGACCGGCCGACCAGCCAGCTGCCCGAGCACGAGCTGTCCGACAAGCGCGACGCGCAGGCGTCGGTCGACACCAGGCTCGACGTCCGCGAGGCTCTCGACCGGCTGCCCGAGGGTCAGCGGATGGCGCTCATCCTGGTGGACATGCACGGCCTGTCCGTCGCCGAGGCGGCCGCCGTCCTGGAGGTCGCCGAGGGCACCGTGAAGTCGCGCTGCAGCCGCGGTCGTGATGCCATGGCAGAGCTGCTCAGGGAACCATCGGGGCAGCCGTGA